The following proteins are co-located in the Microcebus murinus isolate Inina chromosome 21, M.murinus_Inina_mat1.0, whole genome shotgun sequence genome:
- the SPARC gene encoding SPARC isoform X2: MRTWVFFLLCLAGRALAAPQQEALPDETEVVEETMAEVAEEPVGANPVQVEVGEFDEGAEETEEEVVTENPCQNHHCKHGKVCELDENNTPMCVCQDPTSCPAPVGEFEKVCSNDNKTFDSSCHFFATKCTLEGTKKGHKLHLDYIGPCKYIPPCLDSELTEFPLRMRDWLKNVLVTLYERDEDNNLLTEKQKLRVKKIHENEKRLEAGDHPVELLARDFEKNYNMYIFPVHWQFGQLDQHPIDGYLSHTELAPLRAPLIPMEHCTTRFFETCDLDNDKYIALDEWAGCFGIKEKDIDKDLVI; the protein is encoded by the exons ATGAGGACCTGGgtcttctttctcctttgcctGGCCGGGAGGGCCTTGGCAGCCCCT cagcaggaagcccTGCCTGATGAGACAGAGGTGGTGGAGGAAACCATGGCCGAGGTGGCTGAG gagCCTGTGGGAGCCAACCCCGTCCAGGTGGAAGTAGGGGAGTTTGATGAAGGTGCCGAGGAAACCGAAGAGGAGGTGGTGACTGAAA ACCCCTGCCAGAACCACCACTGCAAACACGGCAAGGTGTGCGAACTGGATGAGAACAACACCCCCATGTGCGTGTGCCAGGACCCCACCAGCTGCCCTGCCCCCGTCGGCGAGTTCGAGAAG GTATGCAGCAACGACAACAAGACCTTCGACTCTTCCTGCCACTTCTTTGCCACAAAGTGCACCCTGGAGGGCACCAAGAAGGGCCACAAGCTCCACCTTGACTACATTGGGCCTTGCAAAT ACATCCCCCCCTGCCTGGACTCTGAGCTGACTGAATTCCCCCTGCGCATGCGGGACTGGCTCAAGAATGTCCTGGTCACCCTGTACGAAAGGGACGAGGACAACAACCTTCTGACCGAGAAGCAGAAGCTGCGA GTGAAGAAGATCCACGAGAATGAGAAGCGCCTGGAGGCTGGGGACCACCCTGTGGAGCTGCTGGCCCGGGACTTCGAGAAGAACTACAACATGTACATCTTCCCCGTGCACTGGCAGTTCGGCCAGCTGGACCAGCACCCCATCGACGG GTACCTGTCCCACACCGAGCTGGCCCCTCTGCGTGCCCCCCTCATCCCCATGGAGCACTGCACCACCAGGTTTTTCGAGACCTGTGACCTGGACAATGACAAGTACATTGCCCTGGACGAGTGGGCCGGCTGCTTCGGCATCAAGGAGA AGGATATCGACAAGGACCTTGTGATCTAA
- the SPARC gene encoding SPARC isoform X1 — MRTWVFFLLCLAGRALAAPQQQEALPDETEVVEETMAEVAEEPVGANPVQVEVGEFDEGAEETEEEVVTENPCQNHHCKHGKVCELDENNTPMCVCQDPTSCPAPVGEFEKVCSNDNKTFDSSCHFFATKCTLEGTKKGHKLHLDYIGPCKYIPPCLDSELTEFPLRMRDWLKNVLVTLYERDEDNNLLTEKQKLRVKKIHENEKRLEAGDHPVELLARDFEKNYNMYIFPVHWQFGQLDQHPIDGYLSHTELAPLRAPLIPMEHCTTRFFETCDLDNDKYIALDEWAGCFGIKEKDIDKDLVI, encoded by the exons ATGAGGACCTGGgtcttctttctcctttgcctGGCCGGGAGGGCCTTGGCAGCCCCT cagcagcaggaagcccTGCCTGATGAGACAGAGGTGGTGGAGGAAACCATGGCCGAGGTGGCTGAG gagCCTGTGGGAGCCAACCCCGTCCAGGTGGAAGTAGGGGAGTTTGATGAAGGTGCCGAGGAAACCGAAGAGGAGGTGGTGACTGAAA ACCCCTGCCAGAACCACCACTGCAAACACGGCAAGGTGTGCGAACTGGATGAGAACAACACCCCCATGTGCGTGTGCCAGGACCCCACCAGCTGCCCTGCCCCCGTCGGCGAGTTCGAGAAG GTATGCAGCAACGACAACAAGACCTTCGACTCTTCCTGCCACTTCTTTGCCACAAAGTGCACCCTGGAGGGCACCAAGAAGGGCCACAAGCTCCACCTTGACTACATTGGGCCTTGCAAAT ACATCCCCCCCTGCCTGGACTCTGAGCTGACTGAATTCCCCCTGCGCATGCGGGACTGGCTCAAGAATGTCCTGGTCACCCTGTACGAAAGGGACGAGGACAACAACCTTCTGACCGAGAAGCAGAAGCTGCGA GTGAAGAAGATCCACGAGAATGAGAAGCGCCTGGAGGCTGGGGACCACCCTGTGGAGCTGCTGGCCCGGGACTTCGAGAAGAACTACAACATGTACATCTTCCCCGTGCACTGGCAGTTCGGCCAGCTGGACCAGCACCCCATCGACGG GTACCTGTCCCACACCGAGCTGGCCCCTCTGCGTGCCCCCCTCATCCCCATGGAGCACTGCACCACCAGGTTTTTCGAGACCTGTGACCTGGACAATGACAAGTACATTGCCCTGGACGAGTGGGCCGGCTGCTTCGGCATCAAGGAGA AGGATATCGACAAGGACCTTGTGATCTAA